The segment TCGTCGAGCCAGACTATTTGTCCAGCGGAATGATTGTGCAGAATCCTTCACCCGCGAGGGCAGCCGCGTTCCAGCATGGCTCGGATTTCCCGGAGAACGGCGTCCGGATTGTTCCATATTTGTTCGGGTGGGTAGCTCAACACTGCGTAACCCTGGGTTTGCGCGACGTTGGACCGGCTCATGTCCCTGCGCCAGGCTTCGCGTGAACCGTGGAATTGGAAGCCGTTGATCTCAACAACGAGCCAGCCTTCGATCAGGAAGTCCACCCGCCCGACGCAGGCGATCTGGACTTGGCGGCGGAACTTGAACCCCGCTGATTCGAATAGGAGTCGCGCGCTGATCTCTGGTACCGACTCCGACAAACCGTCAGCCTTTGCCAGGCGCATCCGGGCGGCTCCGTAGTATTTTGCAGTCAATTCGGACTCAAGAACGGCCCTTGGTACACCGTGATGCTGGATGGCAGACTGCGCCATGGCTATGGCGTCTACTTCGCTGAGGCATGTCAGTCCGTGAATAACGGTGTCCTCAAGGCTAGCGATGGGCAGATTTTGGTCCGGTTCGAATCGAAGGCGGCCATGCCTGGCGAAGTGTCGGCCGCGGTGATGTTTGCTGACCAGATGTGGGCTCCCCGGCCGGTCCTTGAGCCAAAGCTGGTAACGGGAGGCGCTGGATGCGCAGGTCAGGAGTGAATTGTCGATGATGGCCTGCAGAAATTCGGGGTCCGCGTCCGGTAAGGCCCAGACACCTTTGCGCGGTTGGACAGCTCCGGCAGAAGCCAATCCGCGCACAGCGCGCTCGGAGTAGCCCTCCCGGCGTAGCAAGCCAACCCGGGCTACTCCGCCGAGCGATTTCAAGAATTCCAACGGGTCCATGGATCGAGCTAGCCACGATTCCGGCCCTCTTTGGCCCGGGAAATGACTCTATGTGGACAGACCGGGCTGTGGAGGAGCGGTCCGGCGTCGGATTTCGCACGATGATTCGCCGCAGCTGAGGGACCGGTCACGGAATCGCGCGCCTCGGAAGTTCATCCAGCAGAATGATCCAGCAGAATCCTTCGGGGGGGCCGCAAAATCCCGAGCTGTCTTGGCGAGGCTGCCATGGCGCACAATTGATCCGTGCGCACTTTTGGTGTGGAAGAGGAATTGCTGATCGTCGATCCCGTGACCGGCGAGCCGCTCGCCCTTGCCGACGCGCTCCTCTCGGGGCCCGCCAACGACGGCCCGGCCCAGGACGGCCCCGAAGCCGGTCCGCCCCTTGAAGAGATCGACGGCCCTGATACCGGCCTAAGCCACGAGCTCAAGCTTGAACAGATCGAAACCCAGACCCGGCCATGCCGCAGCTACGCCGAGCTCCTGCACCAGATCCGCAGGGCCCGGGGCCTCGCGAGCCACGCCGCACGGCGCCACGGCGCAAGGATCGCCGCGTTGGCCACATCACCGGTGGACGCCGCATTGCACACCACTCCGGATCCTCGGTACGCCATCATGCTCGAACGCTTCGGCATCACCGCGCACGAACAGCTCACGTGCGGATTCCACGTCCACACTTCGATCGAGTCCCCGGAGGAAGGCGTGATGGTCCTGGACCGCATCCGGGACAAGCTCGCTGTCTTCACCGCGATCAGCGCCAATTCGCCGTACTGGCGGGGACTGGCTACGGGTTTTGAGAGCTACCGGACGCAGGCGTGGAACCGCTGGCCGTCGTCGGGGCCGTCAGCCATCTTCGGTTCCTTGGCTTCCTACCGGCGAGTTGTCTCGAGGCTCATCGAAACGGGAGTGTTGCTGGACGAGGGGATGGTTTACTTCGACGCCAGGCTGTCGCGGCACGTTCCCACCGTGGAGGTCCGGGTGGCCGATGTCTGCCTCCGGGCCGAGGATGCGGCGCTCATCGCGGTGCTCGTCAGGGCCTTGGTTGAGACTTCTGTTCGTGAGTACCATGCCGGAATAGAGCCGGCGGCCGTGCCTACGGCGCTTTTGCGGATGGCGTCCTGGCAGGCAAGCAACTTTGGACTCCGCACCGAACTGCTGGACTTCGGAACCTTCCGCCCGGAGCCCGCCGCGGACGTCGTCTGGTCGTTGGTGGAGTATCTGGAACCTGTGCTCGCCGAACAGGGTGAATTCGACTTGGTCCAAACCGGCGTGGCAGCCATCCTGGGCCGCGGCAACGGCGCTATCGAACAGCGTGGTGTTGCCGGGCGCTGGAGCGAGACCAACGGGGGCGCGCCCGACGCCGCCGGGTTGGCCGCCGTCGTCGAGCACGCCGTTCAGATCACGATGCGCTCGGAGAGGGACGAGAGCGACACCAAGCCGCAGCCCGTCCTCACCTGGGTGCGCCAGGACTGGCGCGAAGCGCCGGGTTAACCCGCCGGGCTAGATCTGCTTGAGGGCCCGCTCCAGGTCCCCGATGAGGTCGCCCACATCCTCCAGCCCCACCGAAAGCCGCACGACGCCGTCGCTCAGGCCAATGGCCGCTCGGCCTTCCGGACCCATGGCGCGGTGCGTGGTCGTGGCGGGGTGGGTGATGAGGGACTTTGAGTCGCCGAGGTTGTTCGAGATGTCGATGACGGCGAGACCGTCCAGCAGCGCGAAGGCGGCCTCTTTCGCCGATCGCCCCGCCGAGGGGAGCAGCTCAAAGGTGAGCACGGTTCCGCCGGCCTTCATTTGCTTCGCGGCCAGCTCGTACTGTGGGTGCGACTTCAGCAGGGGGTACTTGACCCAACTGATGGCCGGCTGATCCTCAAGCCATTCGGCGATCCGCAACGCAGACGCCGAGGAGTGGTTGACGCGCAGCGCCATGGTCTCCAGGCCTTTGGTCAGGACCCAGGCGTTGAACGCGGAAAGCGACGGACCGGTGTGCCGCATGAGCTGCTTGACGGGACCGTCGATGAACTCCTTGGTGCCCAGGATCGCTCCGCCCAGGACCCGGCCTTGGCCATCGATGTGCTTGGTGCCCGAGTAGACAATCACGTCTGCGCCGAGATCGCCGCAGCGCTGCAGCAGGGGAGTGGCAAAGACGTTGTCGACGACGACGGTGGCGCCCGCCGCGTGAGCGAGCTCGCTCACCGCCGCGATGTCCACGATTTCCTGCATGGGGTTCGACGGCGACTCGAAGAAGACTGCCGTTGTCGGCTCGGACAACGCGGCACGCCACTGGTCCAGGTCGGGTCCGTCGACGAAGACGGTCTCGACGCCCCAGCGCGGCAGGATCTCGTTGAGGATCACGAAACAGGAACCGAAGAGCGAGCGGGCGGCGACCACGCGGTCACCAGCAGCCAGCAACGCACCGAGGGCGGTGAAGACAGCAGACATGCCCGACGCCGTCGCGAAGCACGCTTCGGTGCCTTCCAACAGGCGGAGGCGCTCCTGGAAAGTGGCCACGGAGGGGTTGCCGTAACGGGAGTAGACGAAGCGCTCGTCCTCGCCCGTGAATGCGCGCTCGGCGGCGGCGGCGGACTCATAGACGAAGCCGGAGTTCAGGAAGACGGCCTCGGACGTTTCTTGGAAGTTGGTGCGGTCGAGACCGCCGCGGACTGCCTGGGTGTCAGGGCTCCAGCCGGCGGCGTCAGGATTGAAAGTCACTTAGATGTTCCCCAGGTTCGTCGGAAGTCCACGGTTTTTCCAGCCGTTCACGGTTCGCTCGCCGTAGCGGTCCGGTTCGCCCTCAAAGCCCTCGAGGACGTTGTAGGCGGTGTAGCCGGCCTGGGTTGCGGCGATC is part of the Arthrobacter ramosus genome and harbors:
- a CDS encoding endonuclease domain-containing protein, with protein sequence MDPLEFLKSLGGVARVGLLRREGYSERAVRGLASAGAVQPRKGVWALPDADPEFLQAIIDNSLLTCASSASRYQLWLKDRPGSPHLVSKHHRGRHFARHGRLRFEPDQNLPIASLEDTVIHGLTCLSEVDAIAMAQSAIQHHGVPRAVLESELTAKYYGAARMRLAKADGLSESVPEISARLLFESAGFKFRRQVQIACVGRVDFLIEGWLVVEINGFQFHGSREAWRRDMSRSNVAQTQGYAVLSYPPEQIWNNPDAVLREIRAMLERGCPRG
- a CDS encoding glutamate--cysteine ligase 2 — protein: MRTFGVEEELLIVDPVTGEPLALADALLSGPANDGPAQDGPEAGPPLEEIDGPDTGLSHELKLEQIETQTRPCRSYAELLHQIRRARGLASHAARRHGARIAALATSPVDAALHTTPDPRYAIMLERFGITAHEQLTCGFHVHTSIESPEEGVMVLDRIRDKLAVFTAISANSPYWRGLATGFESYRTQAWNRWPSSGPSAIFGSLASYRRVVSRLIETGVLLDEGMVYFDARLSRHVPTVEVRVADVCLRAEDAALIAVLVRALVETSVREYHAGIEPAAVPTALLRMASWQASNFGLRTELLDFGTFRPEPAADVVWSLVEYLEPVLAEQGEFDLVQTGVAAILGRGNGAIEQRGVAGRWSETNGGAPDAAGLAAVVEHAVQITMRSERDESDTKPQPVLTWVRQDWREAPG
- a CDS encoding O-succinylhomoserine sulfhydrylase, producing MTFNPDAAGWSPDTQAVRGGLDRTNFQETSEAVFLNSGFVYESAAAAERAFTGEDERFVYSRYGNPSVATFQERLRLLEGTEACFATASGMSAVFTALGALLAAGDRVVAARSLFGSCFVILNEILPRWGVETVFVDGPDLDQWRAALSEPTTAVFFESPSNPMQEIVDIAAVSELAHAAGATVVVDNVFATPLLQRCGDLGADVIVYSGTKHIDGQGRVLGGAILGTKEFIDGPVKQLMRHTGPSLSAFNAWVLTKGLETMALRVNHSSASALRIAEWLEDQPAISWVKYPLLKSHPQYELAAKQMKAGGTVLTFELLPSAGRSAKEAAFALLDGLAVIDISNNLGDSKSLITHPATTTHRAMGPEGRAAIGLSDGVVRLSVGLEDVGDLIGDLERALKQI